One Candidatus Nitrososphaera evergladensis SR1 genomic window carries:
- a CDS encoding DUF488 domain-containing protein produces the protein MIRVARIYSFENDKSYRVLVDRLWPRGVNKSSVDLWLRDIAPSDALRRWFSHDPKKWDGFKERYFKELDERQELVKAILEKEKQGLVTLLFAAKDAEHNNAVALLEYLKRFNC, from the coding sequence TTGATCAGAGTGGCAAGGATCTACTCCTTTGAAAATGACAAAAGCTATCGCGTGTTGGTAGACAGATTGTGGCCAAGAGGCGTCAACAAAAGCAGCGTGGATCTCTGGCTGAGGGACATTGCCCCGTCCGACGCGTTGCGCAGGTGGTTCTCCCATGATCCTAAAAAGTGGGACGGCTTTAAGGAACGCTACTTCAAAGAGCTTGACGAAAGGCAAGAGCTTGTCAAGGCAATCCTTGAAAAAGAAAAGCAGGGGCTCGTGACCCTGCTGTTTGCGGCAAAAGATGCAGAGCACAACAACGCAGTTGCGCTTTTGGAATACCTGAAACGCTTTAATTGCTAG
- a CDS encoding alcohol dehydrogenase, with translation MKAARIIKTKEPLKVEDIATPKPSGEQVLVKVDSAGVCHSDLHLWEGGYAGPQGVFMKVEDRGVKFPLTPGHEVAGSIVEMGDKVTGYAKGEKVLVYPWIGDGVCPACKAGEENLCDAPRSLGVYQDGGYGEYALVPSYKYLVKLGNYDTAAAASLACSGLTAFTAVKKAAVKDGETLVIVGAGGLGLMAVQIAKAITGAKIAVVDIDDKKLDEAKKLGADIAVNSGKGDPVQGVKDATKGLGAEAVIDFVNNAKTAPNSFNMLRKRGKLVMVGLFGGSMELNLPLIPLRAFTLTGAYTGKYADLVELVEIAKKGKIQSVVSRRFKLDEVNTALEELKAGKILGRAVINP, from the coding sequence ATGAAGGCTGCACGCATAATCAAGACAAAGGAACCTTTGAAAGTAGAAGATATTGCTACACCAAAGCCAAGCGGCGAGCAGGTCCTTGTGAAGGTGGACAGCGCAGGGGTCTGCCACAGCGACCTGCACCTGTGGGAAGGAGGCTACGCCGGCCCGCAGGGCGTTTTCATGAAGGTTGAAGACCGCGGAGTAAAGTTCCCGCTGACGCCGGGCCACGAGGTCGCCGGCTCGATAGTAGAGATGGGCGACAAGGTCACCGGCTATGCCAAGGGCGAAAAGGTGCTGGTCTACCCGTGGATAGGCGACGGGGTGTGCCCTGCGTGCAAGGCCGGAGAGGAAAACCTCTGCGATGCGCCAAGGTCGCTTGGCGTCTACCAGGACGGAGGCTATGGCGAGTACGCGCTTGTTCCAAGTTACAAGTACCTTGTAAAACTGGGCAACTATGACACTGCCGCAGCCGCGTCGCTTGCGTGCTCCGGCCTCACCGCGTTTACCGCCGTGAAAAAGGCGGCAGTAAAGGACGGCGAGACGCTTGTGATAGTCGGCGCAGGGGGCCTTGGGCTCATGGCGGTGCAGATAGCCAAGGCGATAACTGGCGCCAAGATAGCCGTGGTTGATATCGACGACAAAAAGCTGGACGAGGCGAAAAAGCTTGGAGCCGACATCGCCGTGAATTCGGGCAAGGGCGACCCCGTGCAGGGCGTCAAGGATGCCACAAAGGGCCTCGGCGCAGAAGCAGTCATCGACTTTGTCAACAACGCCAAGACGGCGCCAAACTCGTTTAACATGCTGAGAAAGCGCGGCAAGCTCGTGATGGTCGGGCTTTTTGGAGGCTCGATGGAACTCAACCTGCCTCTTATACCACTGAGGGCGTTTACCCTTACGGGCGCCTACACCGGCAAGTACGCCGATCTGGTGGAGCTGGTAGAGATTGCTAAGAAGGGCAAGATCCAGTCGGTGGTGTCACGCCGGTTCAAGCTCGACGAGGTAAACACCGCGCTTGAAGAGCTAAAGGCCGGCAAGATACTTGGCAGGGCAGTAATCAATCCCTAG
- a CDS encoding alpha/beta fold hydrolase, whose amino-acid sequence MKKESYASIGHHVKVRYLEASIEKEEAASPISFPYDWAKNSKNANSTPPSSSAGRPKSGKQPPRHVLFIHGLGSSADRWLDIPDAMSLLGFHAVAIDLPGFGGSDRPLDTDYYTVENFAQAIAEFMHKIGIDDGKTSIVGHSLGGYIAAQLAIGHRDLVDKLVLIDSSGMLQGPTPLLREYLDAAMSPSRQSVRKVFEQLVADPARIPDVLVDGFIYRIQQPNAQLAFKSAYNNSTSTQIGIKRLKLIDQKNVPTLIVWGSEDRLIPPKYCQIFKEGTRNSLAVIVKDAGHAPFAEKPAVVCELLHDFLKPYNI is encoded by the coding sequence ATGAAGAAGGAATCCTATGCGAGCATAGGCCACCACGTAAAGGTGAGATATCTGGAGGCAAGCATAGAGAAGGAGGAGGCTGCGTCTCCCATTTCTTTTCCTTATGATTGGGCCAAAAACAGCAAGAACGCCAATTCCACTCCTCCTTCTTCTTCTGCTGGGCGACCCAAAAGCGGAAAACAACCTCCTCGGCACGTGCTGTTCATCCACGGTCTTGGGTCATCGGCAGATAGGTGGCTTGACATTCCTGATGCAATGTCGCTCTTGGGTTTCCATGCAGTTGCCATAGACCTGCCGGGATTCGGCGGCAGCGACAGGCCCCTGGACACGGATTATTACACGGTTGAGAATTTCGCACAAGCCATAGCAGAATTCATGCACAAAATTGGCATAGACGATGGAAAAACCAGTATTGTAGGCCATTCACTGGGAGGCTACATAGCGGCGCAGCTTGCAATAGGGCACAGAGACCTAGTTGACAAATTAGTTTTGATAGACTCTTCGGGCATGTTGCAGGGTCCAACGCCTCTGCTCAGGGAGTATCTGGACGCTGCAATGAGCCCTTCAAGGCAGTCTGTCAGGAAGGTGTTTGAGCAGCTGGTGGCAGACCCGGCAAGAATCCCTGATGTGCTGGTTGATGGCTTTATCTACAGAATACAACAGCCAAACGCGCAGCTTGCTTTCAAGTCAGCTTACAACAACAGCACAAGCACACAAATAGGAATTAAAAGGCTAAAGCTAATCGATCAAAAGAATGTCCCGACGCTGATTGTCTGGGGAAGCGAGGACAGGCTGATCCCACCAAAATACTGTCAAATTTTCAAAGAGGGCACAAGAAATTCGCTTGCTGTAATAGTTAAAGACGCCGGGCACGCGCCTTTTGCTGAGAAACCTGCAGTGGTTTGCGAGCTCTTGCATGATTTTCTCAAGCCATACAACATATGA
- a CDS encoding NAD-dependent succinate-semialdehyde dehydrogenase, with protein MQQQKIETVNPATGKVIASYENDSAEVVAQKVRRAREAFSGWKKLELGERADHMRRLGRVMRKNREEYAHIVTEEMGKPVRQSLAEIEKCAWVCDYYAEHAEAFLRDQIVPTEFRKSFVSFEPLGVVASIMPWNFPFWQVMRFAVPALTAGNVSVLKHSSVCLGSSLKLQEAFSDAGFPENVFQVVVGDYRAGEALVQADIDAVSVTGSVNTGKRVAELASKDLKKFVLELGGSDPFIVLEDADLKQTAYMATQSRLLNTGQSCISAKRFIVVKSIAEKFTKLFVEDTQAEVLGDPLDPKTTIGPLVRDSQRQALARQVDDAKTKGGKVLVGGRPVAGEGYFYEPTIISNVDHEMNVLREEVFGPAAPIIVVEDEEQAVREANNSEFGLGASIWTNNIERGVKLARQIESGIVSVNEMVRSDPRLPFGGVKKSGIGRELSEFGIKEFVNIKSVVVKDIQSKLLVE; from the coding sequence ATGCAGCAGCAAAAAATAGAAACGGTAAACCCGGCAACCGGCAAGGTAATTGCGTCTTATGAAAACGATAGTGCAGAAGTTGTTGCGCAAAAAGTGAGGCGGGCAAGGGAGGCCTTTTCTGGATGGAAAAAGCTCGAGCTTGGCGAGCGCGCAGACCACATGCGCAGGCTTGGAAGGGTGATGCGCAAGAACCGTGAAGAGTATGCCCACATCGTGACAGAAGAGATGGGCAAGCCTGTGCGCCAGTCGCTTGCCGAAATTGAAAAGTGTGCGTGGGTGTGCGACTATTACGCAGAGCACGCAGAGGCGTTTTTGCGCGACCAGATAGTGCCTACAGAGTTCCGCAAGAGCTTTGTGTCGTTTGAGCCGCTGGGCGTGGTCGCATCCATAATGCCTTGGAACTTTCCGTTCTGGCAGGTGATGAGGTTTGCAGTTCCGGCACTGACTGCCGGAAACGTCAGCGTGCTGAAACATTCTAGCGTCTGCCTTGGAAGCTCGCTAAAACTGCAGGAGGCGTTTTCCGACGCCGGCTTTCCGGAAAACGTTTTCCAGGTGGTCGTTGGCGACTATCGCGCCGGCGAGGCGCTGGTGCAGGCCGACATTGACGCGGTTTCAGTCACTGGCAGCGTGAACACGGGAAAGCGGGTGGCCGAGCTGGCATCCAAAGACCTAAAGAAATTCGTGCTGGAGCTTGGCGGCAGCGACCCGTTCATAGTACTGGAGGACGCCGACCTGAAGCAGACGGCGTACATGGCCACGCAGTCGCGTCTTTTGAACACGGGCCAGAGCTGCATATCTGCCAAGAGGTTCATAGTCGTAAAAAGCATCGCAGAGAAATTCACAAAACTGTTTGTCGAAGACACGCAGGCAGAGGTGCTTGGCGACCCGCTTGACCCCAAGACGACCATCGGCCCGCTTGTGCGCGACAGCCAGAGGCAGGCGCTTGCAAGGCAGGTAGACGACGCCAAGACAAAGGGAGGCAAGGTGCTTGTCGGCGGCAGGCCCGTTGCTGGAGAAGGCTACTTTTACGAGCCTACCATAATCTCTAACGTCGATCATGAGATGAACGTACTAAGAGAGGAAGTGTTTGGCCCTGCCGCGCCCATAATAGTGGTGGAAGACGAGGAGCAGGCAGTCCGCGAGGCCAACAACTCGGAGTTTGGCCTTGGCGCAAGCATCTGGACCAACAACATCGAGCGCGGGGTGAAACTTGCAAGGCAGATAGAATCCGGCATCGTGTCGGTTAATGAGATGGTCAGGTCTGATCCGCGCCTGCCCTTTGGCGGGGTAAAAAAGTCCGGCATCGGCCGCGAGCTGTCAGAGTTTGGCATCAAAGAGTTTGTCAACATCAAGTCGGTAGTAGTAAAGGACATTCAGAGCAAGCTCTTGGTAGAATAG
- the hemB gene encoding porphobilinogen synthase, translating into MQAHAYADTLSLAGLKREHLICPVFVSEKQEEGGGSIAAMPGISISPFKDAVLSVQKIFDAGIRSIIVFGIPKSRDGDGSAAADRSGVVQRATREIKSAFGRSLDVITDVCVCQYNLSGHCGLVRNNSGTVDNDSTLEVLAEISQSHAEAGADIVAPSAMMDGQVRAIRSALDKNGHYATRILSYSAKHASSLYTPFRSAAFAKKNGAIDKAGYQVSFANPKQAIREIAGDIEEGADMVMVKPGLAYLDLVRRAKERFSVPVAVQNVSGEYAMIKAAGMMGWIDEEQWKITSLAAMRRAGADRIISYFALDVARYLQ; encoded by the coding sequence ATGCAGGCGCACGCGTACGCAGACACGCTCTCTCTGGCAGGCCTAAAACGCGAACACCTCATCTGCCCGGTGTTTGTGTCAGAAAAACAAGAAGAGGGAGGCGGCTCGATAGCGGCCATGCCGGGCATATCCATATCGCCTTTTAAAGACGCGGTTTTGAGCGTGCAGAAAATATTCGATGCAGGAATCCGCTCCATCATTGTCTTTGGGATACCAAAAAGCCGCGACGGCGACGGCTCGGCCGCGGCCGACAGAAGCGGCGTTGTACAGCGTGCGACGAGGGAGATCAAGTCGGCGTTTGGCAGGTCGCTTGACGTGATAACGGATGTTTGCGTCTGCCAGTACAATTTGTCGGGACACTGCGGGCTTGTACGCAACAACAGCGGCACGGTAGACAATGATTCTACACTTGAAGTCCTTGCAGAGATTTCGCAGAGCCACGCAGAGGCCGGCGCCGATATTGTCGCGCCTTCTGCAATGATGGACGGGCAGGTGCGCGCAATACGCAGCGCGCTTGACAAAAACGGCCACTATGCGACAAGGATACTTTCGTACTCTGCCAAGCACGCCTCTTCACTGTACACGCCGTTCCGGTCAGCAGCGTTTGCAAAAAAAAATGGCGCGATTGACAAGGCAGGCTACCAGGTGTCGTTTGCAAACCCCAAGCAGGCGATACGGGAAATAGCAGGCGACATCGAGGAAGGCGCGGACATGGTGATGGTCAAGCCGGGCCTTGCGTACCTTGACCTTGTCAGGCGCGCAAAGGAGCGGTTTTCCGTGCCGGTTGCCGTGCAGAACGTATCAGGCGAGTATGCAATGATAAAGGCCGCCGGCATGATGGGCTGGATAGACGAGGAGCAATGGAAGATAACGTCGCTTGCCGCAATGAGAAGGGCAGGCGCGGACAGGATAATCTCGTATTTTGCACTTGACGTTGCCCGATACCTCCAATAG
- a CDS encoding magnesium transporter CorA family protein, with the protein MMEAQKRQETITNNGLDWTYIQRPAYVDLAQLGERYPSFHKLNFEDCLSKIQLPKIDRYDDHMFIVLHFPTADKERGFVFSQLSIFIGANFVVTVHQGDLKPLEELFNMCKADEKMRQAIMGRSSGFLLHKIIDTLVDDLLHLLMKVVGNIEDIEDLVFDERISVSRQIALLRREITTLRRIVIHLRRTVLELTKDVQRFSSEDLTPYYKDVQDHVEKVYEALEEAKETVEIYKDTDYVLSTEKTNKILAALTIIFTLSIPATVVSAFYGMNVNIPGGVLTGPWTQLGPYTTLIFTIVLSAAAAGVMLLYFRKEGWL; encoded by the coding sequence ATGATGGAGGCGCAAAAGAGGCAGGAAACAATCACCAACAATGGCCTAGACTGGACCTACATACAGAGGCCGGCCTATGTCGACCTTGCGCAGCTTGGCGAGCGCTACCCCTCGTTCCACAAGCTCAACTTTGAGGACTGCCTTTCCAAGATCCAGCTGCCGAAAATAGACCGCTACGACGACCACATGTTCATCGTGCTGCATTTTCCAACTGCAGACAAGGAGCGGGGCTTTGTGTTTTCGCAGCTGTCAATATTTATCGGCGCAAATTTCGTAGTCACCGTCCACCAGGGCGACCTCAAGCCCCTTGAGGAACTGTTCAACATGTGCAAGGCAGACGAGAAGATGCGCCAGGCCATTATGGGCAGGTCCTCAGGCTTCCTCCTGCACAAGATAATAGACACGCTTGTAGACGACCTTCTGCACCTCCTCATGAAGGTGGTGGGTAACATCGAAGACATCGAGGACCTGGTGTTTGACGAGCGCATCTCTGTCTCCAGGCAGATAGCGCTTTTGCGCCGCGAAATAACGACGCTGCGCAGGATCGTCATCCACCTGCGCCGGACCGTGCTGGAGCTGACAAAGGACGTCCAGAGGTTCTCAAGCGAGGACCTTACCCCGTACTACAAGGACGTGCAGGACCACGTGGAAAAAGTGTACGAGGCACTTGAGGAGGCAAAGGAGACAGTCGAGATCTACAAGGACACCGACTATGTTCTGAGCACGGAAAAGACCAACAAGATCCTTGCTGCGCTGACAATAATATTCACGCTTTCAATCCCGGCGACCGTGGTAAGCGCGTTTTATGGCATGAACGTCAACATTCCCGGCGGCGTGCTGACGGGACCGTGGACGCAGCTGGGGCCCTACACCACGCTCATATTTACAATCGTGCTCTCGGCAGCTGCTGCCGGCGTCATGCTATTGTATTTCCGTAAAGAGGGATGGCTATAA
- a CDS encoding YybH family protein, whose translation MRTSMEQQQPNPLETIKNLIAAINQGDLDAASSLYDPEAVIIAQPGNIARGRDAIRAALQGFISLKPLLKGEADQVIEAGGTALYISRWTLVGTSPDGKSV comes from the coding sequence GTGCGTACGTCTATGGAGCAGCAACAACCAAACCCACTTGAAACCATAAAAAATCTAATTGCAGCCATCAACCAAGGCGACCTCGATGCAGCATCGAGCCTTTACGATCCGGAAGCAGTCATCATCGCGCAGCCAGGAAACATTGCTCGGGGAAGAGATGCGATTCGCGCAGCACTTCAGGGGTTCATTTCGTTAAAGCCCTTGCTCAAGGGAGAAGCCGATCAAGTGATCGAGGCAGGAGGTACTGCACTGTATATTTCAAGATGGACATTGGTGGGCACTTCTCCGGATGGCAAAAGCGTGTAG
- a CDS encoding translation initiation factor IF-5A, with product MELGALKIGSYIIIDGEPCRIVSYDHSKPGKHGSAKARINAVGVFDGNTHPFVGPVTTRVEVPLIDKRNGQIISKNGDTLQIMDLETFEVFETSSVEDEIKDKLQDNVNGREVEYWKVMDRIKIVRVKG from the coding sequence ATGGAACTTGGCGCACTAAAGATTGGTTCATACATTATCATTGACGGCGAGCCGTGCAGGATCGTCTCGTACGACCACAGCAAGCCCGGCAAGCATGGATCGGCCAAGGCCAGGATAAACGCGGTCGGCGTCTTTGACGGCAACACTCACCCGTTCGTGGGTCCCGTGACTACAAGAGTCGAGGTGCCCCTGATAGACAAGCGCAACGGCCAGATAATTTCAAAGAACGGCGACACACTCCAGATAATGGACCTTGAGACGTTTGAAGTGTTCGAGACGTCGTCTGTAGAAGACGAGATAAAGGATAAGCTCCAGGACAACGTCAACGGGCGCGAAGTCGAGTACTGGAAGGTAATGGACAGGATAAAAATAGTCCGCGTAAAGGGCTAG
- a CDS encoding ABC transporter permease: MSSRSPAAAAAAISRSQILLEFRHSKSGLAGIGILLALILMTIYSVVAIPLDSYRQWNNPDFWIDLPKSAAPAWTNIGFGPKVPEHFVLHARNAEVSSALGEGGSRTVTYSYTVNFNYDSYPSDFMLLYSAKYGSTQPALQADVLRPDGKEFRIYFAPLPPASQSLGSADNEFSGRVFSTDSGIAENLRSYTGDFAYRQDPSRPQVMIFADSQKNQVLKGTYVIRETFYLFGQDDAVTDSGVILGGKVYGLMGTDELRRDLATGILWAAPVALFIGLTVSVASILIGLIYGVVAGYKGKRTDEGLMRINDIFYSLPTLPLLVILSVTIGRSIFLITGFLVIFGWVGMAKISRSLALQLKNLQYVEAAKLMGQSDTRIIFRHIIPQLLPLTFASIAIAVPTAILGEAALSFLGLGDPSIPTWGQILHDANSAGAAVRGLWWWIVPPGLMIALTGLAFALIGNALDSIVNPRAKRMMQQ, translated from the coding sequence ATGAGTAGCAGATCACCCGCGGCTGCCGCTGCTGCAATTTCAAGGTCCCAGATACTATTGGAGTTTCGGCACTCAAAGAGCGGCCTGGCAGGCATAGGCATACTATTGGCCCTGATCCTGATGACTATATACTCTGTAGTCGCAATACCGCTCGACTCGTACCGGCAGTGGAACAACCCCGACTTTTGGATAGACCTGCCAAAGTCCGCAGCGCCAGCATGGACAAACATAGGTTTTGGCCCAAAGGTGCCGGAGCACTTTGTGCTGCACGCAAGAAATGCAGAGGTGTCATCCGCTCTAGGCGAAGGCGGCAGCCGGACGGTGACGTATTCCTACACAGTGAATTTCAACTATGATTCCTATCCTAGCGACTTTATGCTGCTCTACTCTGCCAAATACGGCAGCACGCAGCCGGCTCTGCAGGCAGACGTGCTCAGGCCCGACGGCAAGGAGTTTCGGATCTACTTTGCGCCGCTTCCGCCTGCATCCCAGAGTTTGGGCAGTGCCGACAACGAGTTTTCAGGCAGGGTCTTTTCCACAGACAGCGGGATAGCCGAGAACCTGCGCAGCTATACGGGCGACTTTGCGTACAGGCAGGACCCGTCGAGGCCGCAGGTGATGATATTTGCAGACAGCCAGAAAAACCAGGTGCTAAAGGGCACATACGTTATTCGCGAGACGTTCTACCTCTTTGGACAGGATGACGCGGTCACGGATTCAGGCGTCATACTTGGAGGCAAGGTGTACGGGCTGATGGGCACCGACGAGCTGCGCCGCGACCTTGCAACAGGCATCCTGTGGGCCGCGCCGGTGGCGCTCTTTATCGGCCTCACGGTGTCCGTAGCATCGATACTCATCGGCCTGATATACGGCGTGGTGGCCGGATACAAGGGCAAGAGGACAGACGAGGGGCTGATGCGTATAAACGACATCTTTTACTCCCTGCCGACGCTTCCGCTGCTCGTCATACTCTCCGTCACGATAGGGCGCAGCATTTTTCTCATAACGGGTTTCCTTGTCATCTTTGGGTGGGTAGGCATGGCCAAGATAAGCAGGAGCCTTGCGCTCCAGCTAAAGAACCTGCAGTACGTCGAGGCCGCAAAACTGATGGGCCAGTCTGACACGCGGATAATCTTTCGCCACATAATCCCGCAGCTTCTGCCCCTGACGTTTGCAAGCATTGCAATTGCGGTGCCAACCGCCATCCTCGGCGAGGCCGCGCTCTCATTTCTGGGACTTGGCGACCCGTCGATACCAACGTGGGGCCAGATACTGCACGACGCCAACTCTGCCGGCGCGGCTGTCCGGGGCCTGTGGTGGTGGATAGTGCCGCCGGGCCTGATGATAGCCCTGACGGGCCTTGCGTTTGCGCTTATCGGAAACGCGCTGGACTCGATAGTGAACCCGCGCGCAAAAAGGATGATGCAGCAGTAG
- a CDS encoding ABC transporter permease, which produces MVGGFGRFLIRRSANMLIVLFATLVLTIALLGPTMDKILTDATRFSIVDEVNHGNLKFQSAQERQKYIDDRVQLQIKTLGLDEPWYSPKRFTNTVLKVMTLDLGRSNFFTSDSGSSSVRDIILEKMPKTVLLFTTSTLVITVIGLYLGAYVANKSGSVLDRLNSAFAVFSGSFPTWWVGILMIFAFAFTYHIFPARATPLTSPSDPAYVPDLLYHMVLPLITIVAVGFGSWAYIVRYFVVGILGEDYIAAKRAAGVPEKRIIYSHALKNAAPPIVTVIALSLAGSFGGAITVEAVFDWPGMGKLYYDAIGFLDIPVIIGLTYVATVIFVITVFVTDIVYAYFDPRVKVG; this is translated from the coding sequence TTGGTTGGAGGCTTTGGCCGCTTTCTGATAAGGCGTTCGGCAAACATGCTAATCGTGCTGTTTGCGACGCTTGTCCTTACGATAGCGCTCCTTGGCCCAACGATGGATAAAATACTGACCGACGCGACTAGGTTTTCTATTGTTGACGAGGTAAACCACGGGAATCTGAAATTCCAGAGCGCGCAGGAGCGGCAGAAGTACATCGACGACAGGGTCCAGCTCCAGATAAAGACGCTCGGCTTGGACGAGCCGTGGTACTCCCCCAAAAGGTTCACAAACACCGTGCTGAAGGTGATGACGCTTGACCTAGGCAGGTCCAACTTTTTCACGAGCGACAGCGGATCCTCAAGCGTCCGGGACATCATACTGGAAAAGATGCCCAAGACGGTGCTCCTTTTCACAACTTCCACCCTGGTGATAACCGTGATAGGGCTGTACCTCGGCGCCTATGTCGCCAACAAGTCCGGCTCGGTGCTGGACAGGCTCAACTCGGCGTTTGCGGTGTTTAGCGGAAGTTTCCCCACGTGGTGGGTGGGGATACTCATGATCTTTGCGTTTGCATTTACGTACCACATTTTCCCGGCGCGGGCGACCCCGCTTACTTCGCCGTCAGACCCCGCGTACGTGCCTGATTTGCTGTACCACATGGTGCTCCCGCTGATAACCATAGTCGCGGTGGGCTTTGGCTCATGGGCATACATCGTGAGGTATTTCGTGGTCGGCATACTGGGAGAGGATTATATCGCTGCCAAAAGAGCGGCAGGGGTGCCGGAAAAGAGGATAATCTATTCCCACGCGCTGAAAAACGCTGCTCCCCCCATAGTCACGGTGATCGCGCTCAGCCTTGCAGGGTCCTTTGGCGGGGCTATAACCGTCGAGGCGGTGTTTGACTGGCCCGGCATGGGAAAGCTCTACTACGACGCAATAGGCTTTCTCGACATACCGGTAATAATCGGCCTCACCTACGTTGCCACGGTCATTTTCGTAATCACCGTCTTTGTCACCGACATCGTTTACGCGTACTTTGACCCGAGGGTGAAGGTCGGATGA